CGTGAGGATCAGGCCGAACAGTGCGAAACCAAGCCCGACCGCTCCCAGCATGAGGTACTTCCAAGCCGCCTCCAGTGAGTGGCCACGCCGGAAGAACGCGACGAGGAGCGCGGTCGTCAGCGTCGTTGTCTCGATGGCCACCCACATGAGCCCGAGGTTGTTCATCAGCGGAACCGCGAACATCGCCGCGATCGACAGCTGGATCCAAACGTAGAACCAGCGCACCTCTGTCGGCGCGATCTCCTGCGCCGCAACTGCGTTCCGCACGTACGCGACCGCGTACAGCGACGCGATGGCGGCGACGAGCGCGATGATCAGCACGATGAGCCCCGAGAGCGCGTCGACGTATATGAGGCCGGCCAGCGCGTGCTCCGCTGGGCCTGCGAAGGAGGAGAACGCGACGACAAGGCCCACGACGAGCGTTGTCACCGCCGCGAGCGCGCTCACGGCGGCGGCGCGCGTCCCCCTGATGGCGCAGACCAGCGCGGCGACGAGCGGGACCGCTACGAGCAGCGGGGCCAGGCTCATCCGCGCAGCCGCCGGAGCTCGTCGGTATTCATCGTGTCGAACTGCTCGTTGATGCGCAGCGTCAGAACGGCCGTGACGCCCACGGCCACGAGGAGGTCGAAGAAGATCCCGATCTCCACGAACAGCGGAAGTCCGAGCGTGGCGATGAGACCGGTGAGGAAGATCCCGTTCTCGATCGTGATCAGGCCGATGAGCTGGGAAATCGCCTTGCGACGCGTTGCCATCAACAAAAGACCGATGAAGATGAGCGCGAGCGAGACCGGCAGCGCCTGTCGGGCCGGGAACGCGCCGGTCAGCTCGAGGCGGCCAGCCGCGAGGTACGCGATCAGCGCGAGCCCGACCGCGACGATCAGCGCGTGGCGGGTCGAGAGCAGCGGCCTGGTCTCCCGCTTCAGCGCGACCGCCGCGAGCACTCGGAAGAGCACCGCTGGGATCGCGAAAGCCCGCACCGCGAGCGTGAGGATCGCTGCGGCCCACATGTGCGTCGCGCCCGATGAGACACCGATCGTCGCCGCAACGAGCGCGAGCAGCAGTGATTGGACGACCAGAAGCCACACCCCGGAGACGAGACCGCGCATCGTGACGCTGAAGAGGGCGACGGCCAGCAAGGTCAGGGCGAAGCCATCCACGACCGCAGCGGCGCCGATCATCGGATGACCACCTCTGCGATCAGCGCGAGCATCGCGAGCGCCGACGCCGCGCCCAGCAGCTCCGGTAGGCGAAGGATGCGCAGCTTGGCGCTGCTCGACTCGACCGCTGACATCACGAACGCAAGGACGACGAGCTTCAGGAGGAACGCGCCGACGGCCCTCGGGATCCCCGAGGGAACGGCCGCCACGCCGAACGGGAAGAACAACGCCACGAGGAGCGAGAAGAGGACGATCTGCTTGAGGTGGCTCGCCCACACCAGGATCCCGAGCGGACGCCCGGAGTACTCGAGGAGCATCCCCTCATGGATCATCGTGAGCTCGAGGTGCGTGTCCGGATTGTCCGCTGGCACCCGGCCGGTCTCGGCGATCACGACGATGACGAGCGCGGCGAGGGCGAGCAGCTGGCTCGGCGCGACCACCGCCACCGCGTGAGAGACGAGATACGCGCTCGCGCCGCCCAGGTCCGTGCCGCCGCTCCGCCACGCGACCGCGAATAGCACCAGCAGCAGCGCCGGCTCCGCGAGCGCCGCGACGGCTACCTCGCGGCTCGAGCCCATGCCGCCGAACGAGCTCCCGGTGTCGAGGCCGGCGAGCGCGAGGGCGAACCGTGCCAGCGCGAACAGTCCGACGAGGGCGATCGCATCGCCCCAGCCCGCGAGCGGCGCCCTCGACCAGAGCACGGGCACCAAGAGCGCGGCAGTCGCGAAGCACGCGGCGTAGACGATTGGCGCCCACCGGAAGACGGCCGTGGCCTGCTCGGACACGACCGCGTCCTTGCGGAGCAGCTTGACCACGTCGAAGTACGGCTGCAGCAACGGCGGTCCCCTCCGGCCCTGCAGCACGGCCTTCATTCGCTTGATCAGCCCGTCGAGTCCGGGCGCGAGCGCAAGGAGGAACCCGAGCTGCAGGAGCGATAGTCCGACCGATGCCAGCATCTCGTTCATCGCGCGAGCAGCAACGCGGTGAGCACCGCAGCGAAGACGTAGGCCAGATACAGCTGGAGCGAGCCGTTCTGCGCGCGGCGCACGACATGCGCGGCAGCGACGAGCCGGTCCTTGACAGCGAGGTACACGTAGCGCTCGAACACCGGCGCGATGTGCGAGCTGTAGTGGACGCTCGCCACGAATCTTGTGCCCGCCCGGTGCACGATCCCGACGTCGCGCACCGGCCGGACGATGTCGCGGAACATGAGCCGGATCGGTTTGGCGAACGCGGTCGCCGTGTATTCGTGGATCGGTTGGAGCGTGATCCCGCAGGCCCAGGTCTCCGCGATGCGCGAACGCACCGGACCGAGCAGCCTCGGGACCAGCGTGACCAGGACAGCGATCGCGAGCAGCGCAAGCGCGATGCCCGGCACGACCAGGCGGCCGGACCCGACGCTGATGGGGCCGAGCGCGGGACCTGCGAGCGGCGCGGCAGCGAGCGGCACGAGCTGGCCGATGAACGACGCGACCGGCGCCGCGCCCAAGCCGAGCGCGATGCAGGCGACCGCGAGCGCTCCCATCGCGGCGAGCTCGAGCCGACCTGTCTCGCGGGCCGCGGCGGCGCGCGGACTGCGCGGAAGCGCGAGGAACGTGATGCCAAAGGCCTTCACGAAGCATGCGACCGCAAGCGCACCGGTGAGCGCCAGCGCGCCCCCCGCGAGCAGCGGGAGCAGCGCCGTCTGCGGCTCGATCGCGACGCGCCCGAGGGTGAGCAGCGACTGGAAGGTCAGCCACTCGCTCGCGAAGCCGTTGAGCGGAGGAAGCGCGGAGATCGCGGCGCTGCCGATCAGGAAACAAAGGCCCGTGATCGGCATGCGGCGGAGCAGGCCGCCGCAGCGCTCAAGATCGCGAGTGCCGACGGCGGCGTCGATGGTGCCGGCGCCCATAAAGAGGAGCGCCTTGAACGTCGCGTGGTTCACGACATGGAACAGCGCAGCGACGAGAGCAAGCGCCATCGCGACCTGCGCACCGAGCGAGCGCGCCACGACCGCGGCGCCAAGACCCATGAGGATGATGCCGATGTTCTCAACGCTGTGGTATGCGAGTAAACGCTTCAGGTCGTGCTCCATCAGCGCGTACAGCACGCCGAGCACCGCCGACGTCGCCCCCAGC
This sequence is a window from Candidatus Limnocylindria bacterium. Protein-coding genes within it:
- a CDS encoding NADH-quinone oxidoreductase subunit K, which codes for MIGAAAVVDGFALTLLAVALFSVTMRGLVSGVWLLVVQSLLLALVAATIGVSSGATHMWAAAILTLAVRAFAIPAVLFRVLAAVALKRETRPLLSTRHALIVAVGLALIAYLAAGRLELTGAFPARQALPVSLALIFIGLLLMATRRKAISQLIGLITIENGIFLTGLIATLGLPLFVEIGIFFDLLVAVGVTAVLTLRINEQFDTMNTDELRRLRG
- a CDS encoding NADH-quinone oxidoreductase subunit H, giving the protein MNEMLASVGLSLLQLGFLLALAPGLDGLIKRMKAVLQGRRGPPLLQPYFDVVKLLRKDAVVSEQATAVFRWAPIVYAACFATAALLVPVLWSRAPLAGWGDAIALVGLFALARFALALAGLDTGSSFGGMGSSREVAVAALAEPALLLVLFAVAWRSGGTDLGGASAYLVSHAVAVVAPSQLLALAALVIVVIAETGRVPADNPDTHLELTMIHEGMLLEYSGRPLGILVWASHLKQIVLFSLLVALFFPFGVAAVPSGIPRAVGAFLLKLVVLAFVMSAVESSSAKLRILRLPELLGAASALAMLALIAEVVIR
- a CDS encoding proton-conducting transporter membrane subunit: MDGPLPGLVLTWQLDGLSLLFGLVVLSISVMTAVYAIGHARHHGGFPGSGLLYLLFILAMLAVVVAGDGFTFLLAWETMSLASFALVLTDHRRVAVRQAAWSYLVMTHTATAFILAAFLLLARTSGSLVFADWTVRAPALDPVVASVVFLLGLVGFGTKAGMIPLHVWLPRAHPVAPSHVSALMSGVMIKLGIYGLVRLSFEWLVPGPAWWGALILALGATSAVLGVLYALMEHDLKRLLAYHSVENIGIILMGLGAAVVARSLGAQVAMALALVAALFHVVNHATFKALLFMGAGTIDAAVGTRDLERCGGLLRRMPITGLCFLIGSAAISALPPLNGFASEWLTFQSLLTLGRVAIEPQTALLPLLAGGALALTGALAVACFVKAFGITFLALPRSPRAAAARETGRLELAAMGALAVACIALGLGAAPVASFIGQLVPLAAAPLAGPALGPISVGSGRLVVPGIALALLAIAVLVTLVPRLLGPVRSRIAETWACGITLQPIHEYTATAFAKPIRLMFRDIVRPVRDVGIVHRAGTRFVASVHYSSHIAPVFERYVYLAVKDRLVAAAHVVRRAQNGSLQLYLAYVFAAVLTALLLAR